The following are encoded together in the Rhinopithecus roxellana isolate Shanxi Qingling chromosome 5, ASM756505v1, whole genome shotgun sequence genome:
- the LOC115897659 gene encoding uncharacterized protein LOC115897659, with translation MEFSGRNWRWARRVEERSLPWASWELPTRLPAATPCWPTDGSRCPLPRASPLTEALGRAARLLGVRAKLMKDLARGTETWGGEEVWRPHPGRGEAAPTMTGAFARASLEPRGSAHRRGLGASLRVKPQVVLGGTQQRVESVPTSSQGPGSSVWCCLACCIFWDGGSPASPHLLTQCLESCGESWEMDQTGLGLRPARVALGQSPALSEPDLHTWGVDVRRQEVTVEGLLQKRASCRTAGSTGHPGRGSGVPGKVSTTGQHLLCCPANATVVTSQALASEPGALGASSVLPSCCLLTTTAPCSHFILQACSPTPSAWALNPQQPHERG, from the coding sequence ATGGAATTCTCAGGGAGGAACTGGCGGTGGGCCCGTAGGGTTGAGGAGCGCTCCTTGCCCTGGGCTTCCTGGGAGCTGCCGACCAGGCTGCCAGCAGCCACACCCTGCTGGCCGACCGATGGTTCCCGCTGCCCGCTCCCCAGAGCTTCTCCACTCACTGAGGCCTTAGGGAGAGCTGCGCGGCTCCTAGGAGTGCGCGCTAAACTCATGAAGGATCTCGCGCGAGGCACAGAAacttggggtggggaggaagttTGGAGACCACACCCAGGTAGAGGAGAAGCGGCGCCCACGATGACAGGTGCCTTCGCCAGAGCCTCCTTGGAACCTCGTGGTAGCGCCCACCGGAGAGGTCTGGGCGCTAGCCTGCGTGTGAAGCCCCAGGTGGTCCTGGGAGGGACTCAGCAAAGGGTTGAATCCGTCCCCACCTCCAGCCAGGGGCCAGGGTCTTCTGTCTGGTGCTGCCTGGCCTGTTGCATCTTCTGGGATGGAGGGTCCCCCGCCAGTCCCCACCTCCTCACCCAGTGTTTAGAGAGCTGTGGGGAGTCCTGGGAGATGGATCAGACAGGCCTGGGTTTGAGGCCTGCTAGGGTGGCCTTGGGCCAGTCACCTGCCCTCTCTGAGCCCGACCTGCACACGTGGGGGGTTGATGTGAGGAGACAGGAGGTGACTGTGGAGGGGCTGCTCCAGAAGAGGGCCAGCTGCAGGACAGCAGGGTCCACTGGCCACCCAGGTCGGGGGAGTGGAGTTCCCGGGAAAGTATCCACCACTGGCCAGCAcctcctctgttgcccagcaaATGCCACTGTGGTCACTTCTCAGGCTCTGGCTTCAGAGCCTGGGGCCTTGGGAGCGTCCAGTGTCCTCCCCAGCTGCTGCCTCCTGACCACCACGGCCCCTTGCAGCCATTTCATTTTACAAGCATGTTCCCCCACGCCT